In one Winogradskyella sp. MH6 genomic region, the following are encoded:
- a CDS encoding DUF5320 domain-containing protein, with protein sequence MFNNKIIRDMQFKTITKRKLPFFVALGLMSVLTSCGSFQYAGYDDDGIYSSEDYNTTDVEQPVVTTSTNNSEYYKNYFAETSAQIEAAKENSEIFTDIDSYEGNYLEKAQDTIEERPVYGGWGQNNESITINIIDNGWYGWNDPWLWNAGWGYGWNNWGWGRPWGWNSWRWNYSWGYGWNNWGWNAGWGYGWNNWGWAPGWGYGYNNWGWNNYYRPNSYAYNAGRRGSMLNNSYLNRTSRNTSALSRRNYSTSRLSRSATGSSASRSNSAIRTSRNGTLRSSSSRSSNTRITRPGTSRSSGTIRSTRSNRSSSGSVRSSRSSRSSSGSIRSTRSTRSSGSVRSSGSSSSRSSGSVRSSSSSRSSSGSRSSGSSTSRRGRG encoded by the coding sequence ATGTTCAACAATAAAATAATAAGAGATATGCAATTTAAAACCATTACTAAACGCAAATTGCCATTTTTTGTTGCACTCGGTTTAATGTCCGTGTTAACTTCATGTGGTTCTTTTCAATATGCAGGTTACGATGATGACGGTATTTACTCATCTGAAGATTATAACACTACAGATGTTGAACAACCTGTGGTAACAACATCCACAAACAATTCTGAATATTATAAAAATTATTTCGCTGAAACTTCTGCCCAGATAGAAGCAGCCAAGGAAAACAGCGAGATATTTACAGATATAGATTCCTATGAAGGCAATTACTTAGAAAAAGCTCAAGACACTATTGAAGAAAGACCTGTATATGGTGGTTGGGGCCAAAACAACGAAAGTATTACCATCAACATCATAGATAATGGTTGGTATGGATGGAATGATCCATGGCTTTGGAATGCTGGTTGGGGTTACGGCTGGAATAACTGGGGTTGGGGAAGACCTTGGGGATGGAATAGCTGGAGATGGAATTATAGCTGGGGCTACGGTTGGAATAACTGGGGCTGGAATGCCGGTTGGGGCTATGGCTGGAACAATTGGGGCTGGGCTCCTGGTTGGGGTTATGGCTATAACAATTGGGGTTGGAACAACTACTACAGACCTAATAGTTATGCATACAATGCAGGAAGAAGAGGCTCAATGCTCAACAATAGTTATCTAAATCGCACTAGCAGAAACACATCAGCATTATCAAGAAGAAATTATTCTACAAGTAGATTGTCTCGTAGTGCAACTGGTTCAAGTGCAAGTAGATCAAACTCAGCAATTCGTACCTCAAGAAACGGTACACTCAGAAGCTCTTCGTCTAGGTCATCAAACACCAGAATTACTAGACCTGGCACTAGTAGATCATCAGGAACTATAAGATCCACAAGAAGCAACAGATCTTCTTCTGGTTCTGTCAGATCTTCGAGAAGCTCAAGATCATCATCTGGCTCTATAAGATCGACTAGGAGTACAAGATCTTCAGGTTCTGTTAGATCATCTGGTAGTTCATCATCTAGATCTTCTGGTAGCGTGCGTTCATCAAGTAGCTCTAGATCTTCTAGTGGATCACGATCTAGTGGAAGCAGTACTAGCAGACGCGGTAGAGGATAA
- the proS gene encoding proline--tRNA ligase, with translation MSKNLTTRAEDYSKWYNELVVKADLAENSAVRGCMVIKPYGYAIWEMMQAELDRMFKETGHQNAYFPLFVPKSLFEAEEKNAEGFAKECAVVTHYRLQSDPDNEGKLRVDPNAKLEEELVVRPTSEAIIWNTYKGWIQSYRDLPILVNQWANVVRWEMRTRLFLRTAEFLWQEGHTAHATKEEAIAETVQMNNVYAQFAENFMAIPVVQGVKTESERFAGAVDTYCIEALMQDGKALQAGTSHFLGQNFAEAFDVKFTNKEGKQDYVWATSWGVSTRLMGALIMTHSDDKGLVLPPNLAPYQVVIVPIYKNDEQFDAIKKVADQITDDLKELNIRVKFDGRDTLRPGAKFAQHELQGVPLRIAIGPKDLENGTVELARRDTFTKETVVLDRINVVVEDLLEEIQKSLFDKALNFRDSHITEVDDFEEFKKVLETKTGFISAHWDGTAETEQKIKELTKATIRCIPLDNKKEAGRCVFTGNPSNQRVLFAKAY, from the coding sequence ATGAGTAAAAATCTTACTACTAGAGCTGAAGATTATTCTAAATGGTATAATGAATTGGTTGTAAAAGCTGATTTGGCCGAAAATTCTGCCGTTCGTGGATGTATGGTTATTAAGCCATATGGTTATGCAATATGGGAAATGATGCAGGCAGAACTAGATAGAATGTTTAAAGAAACAGGCCACCAAAATGCTTATTTTCCACTTTTTGTACCAAAGAGTTTGTTTGAAGCAGAAGAGAAAAATGCAGAAGGTTTTGCAAAAGAGTGTGCGGTTGTAACACATTATAGGTTACAATCAGATCCAGATAATGAAGGTAAGCTTAGAGTAGATCCTAATGCCAAGCTAGAGGAAGAGCTTGTCGTGAGACCAACTAGTGAAGCAATCATCTGGAATACTTATAAAGGATGGATTCAAAGTTATAGAGATTTACCGATTTTAGTAAATCAATGGGCTAATGTTGTACGCTGGGAAATGAGAACACGATTGTTTCTTAGAACTGCTGAGTTTTTATGGCAAGAAGGCCACACAGCACATGCAACAAAAGAAGAAGCGATAGCAGAGACAGTGCAAATGAATAATGTCTACGCTCAATTTGCTGAGAATTTTATGGCTATTCCTGTAGTACAAGGTGTAAAAACAGAGAGTGAACGTTTTGCAGGAGCTGTTGACACCTATTGTATTGAAGCTTTAATGCAAGATGGAAAAGCTTTGCAAGCGGGTACATCACATTTTTTAGGCCAGAATTTTGCTGAAGCATTTGATGTAAAATTCACTAATAAGGAAGGCAAACAAGATTATGTTTGGGCAACATCTTGGGGAGTTTCTACAAGATTAATGGGAGCATTAATTATGACACATAGTGATGATAAAGGACTGGTTTTACCACCAAATTTAGCTCCTTATCAAGTGGTTATTGTTCCTATTTATAAGAATGATGAACAGTTTGATGCTATTAAAAAAGTAGCAGATCAAATAACAGACGATTTAAAAGAATTAAATATTAGAGTAAAGTTTGATGGTAGAGATACGTTGCGTCCTGGTGCTAAATTTGCTCAGCACGAATTACAAGGTGTGCCATTAAGAATTGCGATAGGACCTAAAGATCTTGAAAACGGAACTGTAGAATTAGCGCGTAGAGATACTTTTACTAAGGAGACTGTAGTACTAGACAGAATTAATGTTGTAGTTGAAGATTTGCTTGAAGAAATACAAAAGAGTTTATTTGACAAAGCTTTAAACTTTAGAGATTCTCACATTACAGAAGTTGATGATTTTGAAGAATTTAAAAAGGTATTAGAGACAAAAACAGGCTTTATTTCTGCACATTGGGATGGAACAGCTGAAACTGAGCAAAAAATAAAAGAGCTAACAAAAGCAACGATTAGATGTATTCCTTTAGATAATAAAAAAGAAGCGGGAAGGTGTGTGTTTACTGGCAATCCGTCAAATCAACGTGTGCTTTTTGCAAAGGCGTATTAA
- the rpsT gene encoding 30S ribosomal protein S20: MANHKSALKRIRSNEKKRVLNRYQHKTTRNAIKKLREVSDAKEAQTMLPSVISMIDKLAKKNIIHTNKAGNLKSQLTKHVAAL; this comes from the coding sequence ATGGCAAATCATAAGTCAGCTTTAAAAAGAATTAGAAGTAACGAAAAGAAAAGAGTGCTTAACAGATATCAGCACAAGACTACTCGTAATGCTATAAAAAAATTACGTGAAGTTAGTGATGCTAAAGAAGCACAAACAATGTTGCCATCTGTTATTAGCATGATTGATAAACTAGCTAAGAAGAATATTATTCATACAAACAAAGCTGGTAACTTAAAGTCTCAGTTAACTAAACATGTTGCTGCGTTATAA
- the rho gene encoding transcription termination factor Rho, whose product MFEISQLKAKKLPELQDIAKQLNVPKYRSLKKLDLVYQILDYQAANPEAVKAKVETDSNQKPEQKQNKLQQKRARVQRNPKENNDQKSLEFSDKKEDAKPKEQKSNKSNNDKQNQQRQDNKSNDRKEDNRRSNNNNQKNDNRQNRNNNNNNQKNNGNKDNRNRYREPDFEFDAIIESEGVLDIMQDGYGFLRSSDYNYLTSPDDIYVSQSQIRLFGLKKGDTVLGHVRPPKEGEKYFPLIKVSKINGQDPNVVRDRVAFEHLTPLFPKEKFNIAEKQSTISTRIMDLFSPIGKGQRGMIVSQPKTGKTMLLKDVANAIAANHPEVYQMILLIDERPEEVTDMQRNVRGEVIASTFDKEAHEHVKIADIVLEKAKRLVECGHDVVILLDSITRLARAYNTVQPASGKILSGGVDANALHRPKRFFGAARNIENGGSLTIIATALTETGSKMDEVIFEEFKGTGNMELQLDRKISNRRIFPAIDLTSSSTRRDDLLLDDNTIQRMWVMRKYLADMNPVEAMEFINDRFKQTRNNEEFLISMNG is encoded by the coding sequence ATGTTTGAAATTTCACAGTTAAAAGCTAAAAAGCTTCCTGAGTTACAGGATATAGCTAAACAACTAAATGTACCTAAGTATCGCTCACTAAAAAAGCTAGACTTGGTATATCAAATCTTAGATTATCAAGCTGCAAATCCGGAAGCAGTAAAAGCAAAGGTTGAAACAGACTCTAACCAAAAACCAGAGCAAAAGCAAAATAAGCTTCAACAAAAAAGAGCTAGAGTACAAAGAAACCCAAAGGAAAATAACGATCAAAAATCTTTGGAGTTTTCAGATAAGAAAGAAGACGCTAAGCCAAAAGAACAAAAATCGAATAAGTCTAACAACGACAAGCAAAATCAGCAACGTCAAGACAATAAGTCTAACGATCGTAAGGAAGACAACAGACGTTCTAACAACAACAATCAGAAAAACGATAATAGACAAAATCGAAATAACAATAATAACAATCAGAAAAACAATGGCAACAAGGATAACAGAAACCGTTATCGTGAGCCAGATTTTGAGTTTGATGCTATTATTGAAAGTGAAGGAGTCTTAGATATTATGCAAGATGGTTATGGGTTTTTAAGATCTTCTGACTATAACTACTTAACTTCTCCTGATGATATTTATGTATCGCAATCTCAGATAAGATTATTCGGACTTAAAAAAGGGGACACTGTTCTTGGTCATGTAAGACCACCTAAAGAAGGTGAAAAATATTTCCCTCTTATTAAGGTAAGTAAAATCAATGGTCAAGATCCTAATGTAGTAAGAGATCGTGTTGCTTTTGAACATTTAACTCCTCTTTTCCCTAAAGAGAAATTTAATATTGCAGAAAAACAAAGCACTATTTCTACAAGAATAATGGATTTGTTTTCTCCAATAGGAAAAGGGCAACGTGGTATGATTGTATCGCAACCAAAAACGGGTAAAACCATGTTACTTAAGGATGTGGCTAATGCTATAGCTGCTAATCATCCTGAAGTATATCAAATGATTTTACTTATCGATGAAAGACCTGAAGAAGTAACAGATATGCAACGTAATGTACGTGGTGAAGTTATTGCCTCTACTTTTGATAAGGAAGCTCACGAACACGTAAAAATTGCAGATATTGTTTTAGAAAAAGCTAAACGATTAGTAGAGTGTGGACATGATGTCGTAATCTTATTAGACTCTATTACACGTTTAGCAAGAGCATACAATACAGTTCAACCTGCTTCTGGTAAAATTTTATCTGGTGGTGTTGATGCAAATGCTTTACATAGACCAAAACGTTTCTTTGGTGCGGCTCGTAATATTGAAAATGGAGGTTCTTTAACTATTATAGCCACAGCACTTACAGAAACTGGTTCTAAAATGGATGAAGTAATCTTTGAAGAGTTTAAAGGTACTGGTAATATGGAATTACAGTTAGACCGTAAGATTTCTAACCGTCGTATTTTCCCTGCAATAGATCTTACATCATCTAGTACAAGACGAGATGATTTATTATTAGACGATAACACCATTCAAAGAATGTGGGTAATGCGTAAATATCTTGCAGATATGAATCCGGTTGAAGCTATGGAATTTATAAATGATCGCTTTAAACAAACTAGAAACAATGAAGAGTTCCTAATCTCTATGAATGGATAA
- a CDS encoding DUF4293 domain-containing protein: protein MIQRIQTLYLFLSVVISAGLIFVFHLWTNTEDVKVFATDNYLYLGLFLASALLSLISIFSFKNRKSQFVMGRVNIILNFILLGIFVYQSLNISGETNVSEKGIGILLPIFSIVCLVLANKAIKKDEDLVKSVDRLR from the coding sequence ATGATTCAGCGCATACAAACACTTTATTTATTTTTATCTGTAGTTATTTCTGCAGGACTAATATTTGTGTTTCATCTGTGGACTAACACTGAAGATGTGAAAGTTTTTGCAACAGATAATTATTTGTATTTGGGCTTGTTTTTAGCGTCTGCTTTGTTATCTTTAATTTCGATTTTTAGTTTTAAAAATAGAAAGTCTCAATTTGTAATGGGACGAGTTAATATAATATTAAACTTTATTTTACTAGGAATCTTTGTATATCAATCTCTAAATATATCTGGAGAAACGAATGTTTCTGAGAAAGGTATTGGGATTCTTCTTCCTATTTTTTCTATTGTGTGTTTAGTCTTGGCAAACAAGGCTATTAAGAAGGATGAAGATCTCGTAAAATCTGTAGATAGATTACGATAG
- a CDS encoding metallophosphoesterase family protein, with translation MQKILLLSDTHSYIDDTIIKYVKQADEVWHAGDIGDLKVTDEISKHKPLKAVYGNIDDTKARAEFPLNLRFKCEDVDVWITHIGGYPPKYNGRIRETLQNNPPDLFICGHSHILKVIPDKKLNLIHMNPGAVGKHGFHHKRTMLRFNIDGKQIRDLEVIEFDR, from the coding sequence ATGCAAAAGATACTTCTCTTATCAGACACCCACAGTTACATTGACGATACTATTATTAAATATGTAAAGCAAGCCGATGAAGTTTGGCATGCTGGTGACATTGGAGACTTAAAAGTAACTGATGAAATAAGCAAACATAAGCCACTAAAAGCTGTTTATGGCAACATTGATGACACAAAAGCTAGAGCAGAGTTTCCGTTAAACTTGCGTTTTAAATGCGAAGATGTTGATGTTTGGATAACACACATTGGTGGTTATCCACCCAAATACAATGGTCGGATTAGAGAAACACTTCAGAATAATCCACCAGATTTATTTATTTGTGGCCACTCTCACATTTTAAAAGTAATTCCAGATAAAAAATTAAACCTCATACACATGAATCCTGGTGCTGTTGGTAAACATGGATTTCATCATAAAAGAACAATGTTGCGCTTTAATATTGATGGTAAACAAATAAGAGACTTAGAAGTTATAGAATTTGACAGGTAA
- the truA gene encoding tRNA pseudouridine(38-40) synthase TruA translates to MRYFLELSYNGKAYHGWQNQPNAISVQEVLEKALSTILKETIEIVGAGRTDAGVHASQMFAHFDFEGDFKEEDLTYKLNSFLPKDIAIQAIFKVTNEAHARFDALSRTYHYRVSILKNVFDYDYAYQMHLPLDVDAMNDACRILFEYKDFQCFSKSKTDVKTYNCDIMEAFWIQNDNELLFTIKANRFLRNMVRAVVGTMVNIGLGKLNSDDLHQIIASKDRGEAGFSVPAHGLYLVNIEYPETIKLN, encoded by the coding sequence TTGAGATATTTTTTAGAGTTATCATATAATGGTAAAGCCTATCATGGTTGGCAAAATCAACCAAACGCTATTTCGGTACAAGAAGTTTTAGAGAAAGCCTTAAGTACTATTTTAAAAGAAACTATAGAGATTGTTGGAGCAGGTAGGACAGATGCAGGTGTGCATGCGTCGCAGATGTTTGCGCATTTTGATTTTGAAGGAGACTTTAAAGAAGAAGATCTTACTTATAAGTTGAATTCTTTTTTACCAAAAGATATTGCAATACAAGCAATTTTTAAAGTAACCAATGAGGCGCACGCTAGATTTGATGCTTTAAGTAGGACATACCATTACAGAGTCTCGATATTAAAAAATGTATTTGATTACGATTATGCTTATCAAATGCATTTACCTTTAGATGTTGACGCAATGAATGATGCTTGTAGGATTTTATTTGAGTATAAAGATTTTCAATGCTTTTCTAAGAGTAAGACCGATGTAAAAACGTATAATTGTGATATTATGGAAGCGTTTTGGATACAAAATGATAATGAACTTTTGTTTACCATTAAGGCTAATCGTTTTTTAAGAAATATGGTAAGAGCTGTTGTTGGTACAATGGTAAATATAGGATTAGGTAAACTAAATTCGGATGATTTACATCAAATAATTGCATCTAAAGATAGAGGTGAGGCTGGTTTTTCAGTTCCGGCACATGGCTTATATTTGGTAAATATTGAGTATCCTGAGACTATAAAATTGAATTAA
- a CDS encoding ABC transporter ATP-binding protein, which produces MAEKNKKKIFDTTLFKRLLHYIKPYKTVFVISLVCVIGLALFGALRPYVLKEAIDVKIANKEYGGFLFYMGIMLALLILEVVSQLLFIYYASWLGQSVVKDIRVKLFKHILKFKMTYFDKSSVGVLITRAVTDMERIADIFGQGLFMIFSDILKMLVVAIFMAFINLKLGLIVFATMPIIIVATKIFQKYMKRAFEDVRTEVSNLNSFVQERVTGMKILQLFTREATEYKKFKAINERHKKGWLKTVWYNSIFFPVAETVSSLTMALVILAGGFTALSDNATTTLGDLISFTMFIPMLFRPLYQIANKFNTLQMGMVAADRVFRVLDTTSNIDDLGTIEANHFKGEIEFDNVRFSYVKDEEVLRGVSFNVEAGETVAIVGATGAGKSTIINLLNRFYEIDSGHIRIDGTDIKDMTLSSLRNQIAVVLQDVFLFADTILNNITLNNEYITEDDVITAAKAIGIHDFITSLPGGYHYNVKERGVMLSSGQRQLISFLRAYVTNPSILILDEATSSVDSHSEQLIQDATDTITKGRTSIVIAHRLATIQQADKIIVMDAGQIVEMGTHKSLLKKKDGYYKNLYEVQFLKAEAV; this is translated from the coding sequence ATGGCAGAAAAAAATAAAAAGAAAATATTCGACACAACGCTTTTTAAGCGATTACTGCATTACATAAAACCATACAAAACTGTTTTTGTTATTTCTTTGGTTTGTGTTATTGGTTTGGCTCTTTTTGGAGCGTTGAGACCATACGTGCTAAAAGAAGCTATAGATGTAAAAATAGCCAATAAAGAATACGGTGGTTTTTTGTTTTACATGGGTATTATGTTGGCGTTGCTCATACTAGAGGTTGTATCGCAATTACTGTTTATCTACTATGCAAGTTGGCTTGGTCAGTCAGTGGTTAAAGATATACGTGTTAAACTTTTTAAACATATTTTAAAGTTTAAAATGACTTATTTTGATAAGTCTTCTGTTGGTGTTTTAATTACCAGAGCAGTAACAGATATGGAGCGTATTGCCGATATTTTTGGGCAAGGTTTGTTCATGATTTTTAGTGATATTTTAAAAATGCTGGTTGTGGCAATTTTTATGGCATTTATCAACTTAAAATTAGGCTTAATCGTTTTTGCAACCATGCCAATTATTATTGTTGCTACTAAGATTTTTCAAAAGTATATGAAACGCGCTTTTGAAGATGTACGTACCGAAGTGTCTAACCTTAATTCTTTTGTGCAAGAACGTGTCACTGGAATGAAAATTCTACAATTATTTACACGCGAAGCAACTGAGTACAAAAAGTTTAAAGCTATAAATGAGCGCCATAAAAAAGGATGGTTAAAAACCGTTTGGTATAACTCTATTTTTTTTCCGGTTGCAGAGACTGTATCGTCGCTTACTATGGCTTTAGTGATATTGGCAGGCGGTTTTACTGCTCTAAGTGACAATGCAACCACAACTTTAGGTGATCTCATTTCGTTTACCATGTTTATCCCAATGCTGTTTAGACCATTATATCAAATTGCGAATAAGTTCAATACGTTGCAAATGGGAATGGTTGCCGCAGACCGTGTGTTTAGAGTTTTAGATACCACCTCTAATATTGATGACTTAGGTACAATTGAAGCTAATCATTTTAAAGGCGAAATTGAATTTGATAATGTAAGATTCTCTTACGTGAAAGATGAAGAAGTGCTAAGAGGAGTTTCGTTTAATGTTGAAGCTGGTGAAACCGTTGCTATTGTTGGAGCTACAGGTGCAGGAAAATCAACGATTATAAATTTATTAAATCGTTTTTATGAAATAGATTCTGGTCATATTAGAATTGATGGAACCGACATTAAAGATATGACCTTAAGTTCCTTACGAAACCAAATAGCAGTTGTATTGCAAGATGTGTTTTTGTTTGCAGATACTATTCTCAATAACATTACACTTAATAACGAATACATTACAGAAGACGATGTTATTACTGCAGCAAAAGCTATAGGAATACACGATTTTATAACAAGCCTTCCTGGAGGTTACCATTATAACGTAAAAGAACGTGGAGTTATGCTGTCTTCTGGTCAGCGTCAGTTAATTTCTTTTTTAAGAGCTTATGTGACTAATCCAAGTATTTTAATTCTAGATGAAGCTACGTCGTCTGTAGATTCTCATTCTGAGCAATTAATACAGGATGCTACAGATACTATTACAAAAGGTAGAACATCTATTGTTATTGCACATAGATTGGCAACTATTCAACAAGCAGATAAAATTATAGTTATGGATGCTGGGCAGATTGTTGAAATGGGTACGCACAAATCTTTACTTAAGAAGAAAGATGGTTATTACAAAAATCTTTACGAAGTACAGTTTTTAAAGGCTGAAGCGGTTTAA
- a CDS encoding DUF3667 domain-containing protein, whose product MNCKNCNKALEDTQKYCDECGAKVIQNRLTPKVIANQVNEQFLSIDNKFFKTFIDLFKKPEDVIISYINGTRKKYIDVLQYFAVSLTLAGIQVFLMTTFFKEAFEFSSELSGNMQSIANKENNPYGNVMYDMFTKYQGLVYILTVPLSAVGSWLSYYISGERKYNYTEHLILNLYYSAQIIIITAVFSILFLLLGLNYLIVSTILTLPTFLFLFYVLKRVFKESFLNTLAKFILTLVIYMTLLILLFVLIAIVLVVITLANK is encoded by the coding sequence ATGAACTGTAAAAATTGCAATAAAGCTCTAGAGGACACACAAAAATATTGTGATGAATGTGGTGCAAAAGTGATTCAAAATCGTTTAACACCAAAAGTTATAGCTAATCAAGTAAATGAACAGTTTTTATCTATAGACAACAAATTTTTCAAAACATTTATTGACCTTTTTAAAAAACCAGAAGATGTAATTATAAGTTATATCAATGGAACCAGAAAAAAGTATATTGATGTCCTGCAATACTTCGCAGTTTCTTTAACCTTAGCTGGGATTCAGGTATTTTTAATGACTACTTTTTTTAAAGAAGCTTTTGAATTTAGCTCTGAATTATCAGGAAATATGCAAAGCATAGCCAATAAAGAAAACAATCCTTATGGTAATGTTATGTATGACATGTTTACAAAATATCAAGGATTAGTTTATATTTTAACCGTACCACTGTCTGCGGTTGGTTCATGGCTGTCTTACTATATCAGTGGAGAGCGAAAATACAATTATACCGAACACCTTATTTTAAATCTGTATTATTCTGCCCAGATTATAATTATCACAGCTGTTTTTAGTATTCTATTTTTATTGCTTGGTTTAAACTATTTAATCGTTTCAACGATACTTACATTACCGACTTTTCTTTTCTTATTTTATGTACTTAAGCGCGTTTTTAAGGAAAGTTTTTTGAACACTTTAGCTAAGTTTATTCTAACCTTGGTTATATATATGACCCTATTAATACTTTTATTTGTATTAATCGCAATTGTTTTGGTTGTGATAACTCTTGCTAATAAATAG
- the cdaA gene encoding diadenylate cyclase CdaA has protein sequence MENLQLWEFRFIDFVDVFLVAILLYYIYKLVKGTVAINIFIGILIIYFAWRLTDYLKMQMLYSIFDGFMKVGIIALIVVFQPEIRKFLLLVGSTNIGGKKGIFKNFKFLKNDDQTSTDVEAIINACNRMGATNTGALIVIERNNNLDFLTNTGDDTNILVSQPIIESIFFKNSPLHDGAIIIDKNVVKATRVILPVNNEKHIPERFGLRHRAAIGITEKTDALAIAVSEETGQISYIKNGEFAMFKDTDDLVKKIKEDLN, from the coding sequence TTGGAAAACTTACAACTTTGGGAATTTAGATTTATAGACTTTGTAGATGTTTTCCTTGTGGCTATTCTACTCTATTACATCTACAAACTTGTAAAAGGTACTGTGGCTATCAATATTTTTATTGGTATTCTTATCATTTATTTTGCCTGGCGTCTTACAGACTACTTAAAAATGCAGATGCTCTACAGCATTTTTGATGGTTTTATGAAGGTAGGTATTATTGCACTTATTGTGGTCTTTCAACCTGAAATAAGAAAGTTTTTATTGCTTGTTGGCTCCACTAATATTGGTGGTAAAAAGGGAATTTTCAAAAATTTTAAATTCCTAAAAAACGATGACCAAACCTCTACCGATGTTGAAGCCATCATTAATGCTTGTAACAGAATGGGAGCTACAAATACTGGTGCGTTAATCGTAATTGAGCGCAACAACAATCTCGACTTCTTAACCAATACTGGTGATGACACTAACATCTTAGTTTCGCAACCGATTATAGAAAGCATCTTTTTTAAAAATAGTCCGTTGCACGATGGCGCTATAATTATAGATAAGAATGTAGTTAAAGCGACGCGTGTAATTCTACCTGTAAACAATGAAAAGCACATACCTGAACGTTTTGGACTGCGACACAGAGCTGCCATTGGCATTACAGAAAAAACAGATGCACTTGCCATTGCTGTAAGTGAAGAAACTGGACAAATTTCATACATTAAGAATGGTGAATTTGCAATGTTTAAAGATACTGATGATCTTGTAAAAAAGATTAAAGAAGACTTAAACTAA
- the folP gene encoding dihydropteroate synthase: MTINCKGQLIDISTPKVMGILNVTPDSFHDGGQYKNESSILKQAETMLKESATFIDIGGYSSRPGADFVSENEELNRVVPVVELILKQFPETLISIDTFRSEVAKKSIEAGAAIINDISAGLLDENMISTVGQLGVPYIMMHMKGNPKTMQQQTDYDDLVKDINSYFAERIAKAHAAKINDIIIDPGFGFAKTTEQNYELLNNMELLQIVDKPILAGVSRKSMIYKTLNTTSENALNGTTALHMVALQKGAKILRVHDIKEAVECVTLFNQLTKTK; encoded by the coding sequence ATGACCATAAACTGCAAAGGCCAACTTATTGACATCTCTACACCCAAAGTGATGGGAATCCTTAACGTGACTCCAGACTCTTTTCATGATGGTGGACAATACAAAAATGAATCTTCCATTTTAAAACAGGCTGAAACCATGCTAAAGGAAAGTGCTACTTTTATAGATATTGGTGGTTATAGCTCACGTCCTGGTGCTGATTTTGTTTCAGAGAATGAAGAATTAAATCGTGTGGTTCCTGTTGTTGAACTCATTCTAAAACAGTTTCCAGAAACCTTAATTTCTATTGACACGTTTAGAAGTGAAGTTGCTAAAAAAAGTATTGAAGCTGGTGCTGCTATTATTAATGATATTTCTGCTGGTCTTCTAGACGAAAATATGATTTCAACTGTTGGACAACTTGGCGTTCCTTACATAATGATGCACATGAAAGGCAATCCTAAAACCATGCAGCAGCAAACTGATTACGATGATTTAGTGAAAGACATCAACAGCTATTTTGCAGAACGTATTGCAAAAGCACATGCGGCAAAAATCAACGATATAATTATAGATCCTGGTTTTGGTTTTGCTAAAACTACAGAGCAAAATTACGAACTACTTAATAATATGGAGTTATTGCAAATAGTTGACAAACCGATTTTAGCAGGCGTTTCCAGAAAATCTATGATTTACAAAACATTAAATACAACTTCTGAAAATGCGCTTAATGGCACAACAGCACTGCACATGGTTGCGTTGCAAAAAGGCGCAAAAATCTTACGAGTACACGATATAAAAGAAGCTGTTGAATGCGTGACTTTATTTAATCAATTAACTAAAACTAAATGA